One segment of Olsenella uli DSM 7084 DNA contains the following:
- a CDS encoding amino acid ABC transporter permease encodes MSFSELLTSYGDLYVQAFLNTWSMTLVSFACCMLLALAVTVMRVSPVRPLRMAGDLYVQIFRNIPGISLLVILVYALPNLKVVLDYRLCVIITVVLVASSFGSENFMSGINTIGVGQIEAARSLGMSFPTMLRLVVIPQALRSAVLPMTNLFVAVLLTTALGSQVPLNPAELTGLVSYINTREVGGIVPFALSALLYATSAFAIGVVGNAVDRKVRIVR; translated from the coding sequence ATGAGCTTCTCGGAGTTACTGACGAGCTACGGAGACCTGTACGTCCAGGCTTTTCTCAACACCTGGTCCATGACGCTCGTCTCGTTCGCCTGTTGCATGCTGCTTGCCCTGGCGGTTACCGTCATGCGCGTCTCGCCCGTCAGGCCCCTGCGCATGGCGGGAGACCTCTACGTGCAGATCTTCCGCAACATCCCGGGCATCTCGCTGCTGGTCATCCTGGTCTACGCGCTCCCCAACCTCAAGGTCGTCCTGGACTACCGCCTCTGCGTGATCATCACCGTGGTCCTCGTGGCGTCATCGTTTGGGTCGGAGAACTTCATGAGCGGCATCAACACCATCGGCGTCGGGCAGATCGAGGCCGCCCGCTCCCTGGGGATGAGCTTTCCCACGATGCTCAGGCTGGTCGTCATTCCCCAGGCCCTGCGCTCTGCGGTGCTGCCCATGACCAACCTCTTCGTGGCGGTGCTCCTGACGACGGCCCTGGGCTCGCAGGTCCCACTCAATCCTGCCGAGCTCACGGGGCTTGTGAGCTACATCAACACCCGCGAGGTCGGCGGCATCGTGCCCTTTGCCCTCTCCGCGCTGCTGTATGCGACCTCGGCCTTCGCCATTGGCGTCGTCGGCAATGCGGTGGACAGGAAAGTGAGGATAGTCCGATGA
- a CDS encoding glutamate ABC transporter substrate-binding protein, producing the protein MALSDIMLDRRQVIGLGFATAAGLGIAGCSTNDAASTDSMPTDASSQTGAIDASAFDALLAAGAVADDASVSASSWAKRIKDAGSFRLGGVQTSTLFAQLDETDGKLRGFDAGLAQLLVRYILGDESKYDFTQVTSSTRESVLQNDQVDAVFATYSITDDRKKAISFAGPYYTSQQGILVAASNSDINSVDDLADKNVAVQSGSTGPQIVAELAPKAVTQEFTTDEEARTALEQGRVDAYVIDVTMQLSSIAKNPGKYRLAGEAFGPTDAYGIGLPLDSDGVAFVNAWLKAIEDDGTWGKLWKVCIGDRTAVASVPKPPAIGA; encoded by the coding sequence ATGGCACTCAGTGACATCATGCTTGACCGCCGCCAGGTCATCGGCCTGGGCTTCGCGACCGCTGCCGGCCTGGGCATCGCAGGCTGCAGCACCAATGACGCTGCGTCGACCGACTCCATGCCCACCGACGCGTCGTCGCAGACGGGCGCCATCGATGCGAGCGCGTTCGACGCGCTGCTGGCTGCCGGTGCCGTTGCCGACGATGCGTCCGTCTCGGCCAGCTCGTGGGCCAAGAGGATCAAGGATGCCGGCAGCTTCCGTTTGGGAGGCGTCCAGACCTCCACGCTCTTTGCCCAGCTGGATGAGACGGACGGCAAGCTCCGCGGCTTCGATGCCGGCCTTGCGCAGCTGCTCGTCCGCTACATCCTCGGCGACGAGTCCAAGTACGACTTCACGCAGGTCACTTCGTCCACGCGTGAGTCCGTCCTGCAGAACGACCAGGTGGACGCGGTCTTCGCGACCTACTCCATCACGGACGACCGCAAGAAGGCCATCTCCTTCGCCGGTCCGTACTACACCTCCCAGCAGGGCATCCTCGTGGCTGCCTCCAACAGTGACATCAACTCCGTCGATGACCTGGCCGACAAGAACGTCGCCGTCCAGTCCGGCTCCACCGGCCCCCAGATCGTCGCCGAGCTTGCGCCCAAGGCCGTGACCCAGGAGTTCACCACGGACGAGGAGGCGCGCACCGCCCTCGAGCAGGGCCGCGTGGACGCCTACGTCATCGACGTCACCATGCAGCTGAGCTCCATCGCCAAGAACCCCGGCAAGTACCGCCTCGCCGGCGAGGCCTTTGGCCCCACCGACGCCTATGGCATCGGGTTGCCGCTTGACTCCGACGGCGTTGCCTTCGTCAACGCGTGGCTCAAGGCCATCGAGGATGACGGCACCTGGGGGAAGCTGTGGAAGGTCTGCATCGGTGACCGCACCGCCGTCGCCAGCGTCCCCAAGCCTCCCGCGATCGGGGCCTAG
- a CDS encoding undecaprenyl-diphosphate phosphatase → MDSIELLKSALFGLVEGITEWLPVSSTGHMLLLNEFVRLGSSTDFWDMFLVVIQLGAILAVCVMFFGELNPLSRRKEPAARRSTWALWAKIVVACLPAAAIGIPLDNWMEEHLGSPFVVAAALIAYGVLFILIETRREHKAELASSMGEGSPSVRGKHLAAPSPEGDGSHAKASPADRDARIQDTEDIDWPTAIGIGCFQVLSMVPGTSRSGSTIIGGLLLGCSRTVAAEFTFYLAIPVMFGASALRLAKYFLKGNVFTMEEAAVLLVGCAVAFLVSLLVIRFLMGYIRRHDFKPFGWYRIALGIATIAYFGLRLVA, encoded by the coding sequence TTGGATAGCATCGAGCTGCTCAAGTCGGCGCTCTTTGGTCTGGTCGAGGGTATTACCGAATGGCTTCCCGTCTCATCGACGGGCCACATGCTGCTCCTCAACGAGTTCGTGCGGCTCGGTTCCTCCACGGACTTCTGGGACATGTTCCTCGTCGTCATCCAGCTGGGGGCCATCCTCGCGGTCTGCGTCATGTTCTTTGGCGAGCTCAATCCCCTCTCGCGACGCAAGGAGCCAGCCGCGCGTCGCTCCACCTGGGCGCTCTGGGCCAAGATCGTCGTCGCCTGCCTGCCCGCCGCCGCCATAGGCATCCCCCTCGACAACTGGATGGAGGAGCATCTGGGAAGCCCGTTCGTGGTCGCTGCGGCCCTCATCGCCTATGGCGTCCTCTTCATCCTCATCGAGACCCGCCGCGAGCACAAGGCCGAGCTCGCCTCGTCCATGGGGGAGGGGTCCCCATCCGTTCGCGGCAAGCACCTCGCGGCGCCCTCCCCGGAGGGGGACGGGTCCCATGCCAAGGCATCCCCCGCCGACCGGGACGCTCGCATCCAGGACACCGAGGACATCGACTGGCCGACCGCCATCGGCATCGGCTGCTTCCAGGTGCTCTCCATGGTCCCCGGCACCTCGCGCTCGGGGTCCACGATCATAGGCGGCCTGCTTCTGGGCTGCTCGCGTACCGTTGCGGCGGAGTTTACCTTCTACCTGGCCATTCCCGTGATGTTCGGTGCCAGCGCCCTGCGCCTGGCGAAGTACTTCCTCAAGGGCAACGTCTTCACGATGGAGGAGGCGGCGGTACTCTTGGTGGGATGCGCCGTGGCCTTCCTCGTCTCCCTGCTGGTCATCCGCTTTCTGATGGGCTATATCAGGCGGCATGACTTCAAGCCCTTCGGCTGGTACCGCATAGCCCTGGGCATTGCGACCATCGCCTACTTCGGCCTGCGGCTCGTGGCGTAG
- a CDS encoding universal stress protein, which translates to MVDYRDMGYDKIFVSLDGTEQQGEVLERAIILAANNNAELYVGHVIDSTALETAGTYPMDLLESLERDFRGSIAGQVAKAEAEGQIKKVEVTVKAGRIRETLKEEMIDVIEPDLIICGARGLSSIKYALLGSISTFLIRNAKCDTLVVK; encoded by the coding sequence ATGGTGGATTATCGGGACATGGGATACGACAAGATCTTCGTCTCCCTTGACGGCACGGAGCAGCAGGGGGAGGTTCTCGAAAGGGCCATCATCCTGGCAGCAAACAACAACGCGGAGCTCTACGTCGGCCACGTGATCGACTCGACTGCCCTGGAGACCGCCGGGACCTACCCCATGGACCTCCTCGAGAGCCTCGAGAGGGACTTCCGCGGCTCGATCGCCGGGCAGGTGGCCAAGGCCGAGGCGGAGGGCCAGATCAAGAAGGTCGAGGTCACGGTGAAGGCCGGACGCATCCGCGAGACCCTGAAGGAGGAGATGATCGACGTCATCGAGCCCGACCTCATCATCTGCGGGGCACGCGGCCTCTCGTCGATCAAGTACGCCCTTCTCGGCTCGATCTCCACGTTCCTGATCCGCAACGCCAAGTGCGACACGCTGGTCGTGAAGTAG
- a CDS encoding DMT family transporter: MSNCAARDERAAANVADGARMAGEACAAGEDLAGDPRPSGGSRPVTSHGKTLLRGIVFTLLGGTLWGINGTVSKVLMDAYGVDPLWLASARELTACWLFLIAARVTSPGRLHGLLHDHHALWGVLGIALGSILLSQVAYLEAIDWTNSATATVLQSLEVVLVMAYVCVVNRRRPRRRELVGLVLAVVGTYLVATGGNPGELRLPPMGLFWGLACAAAATILAIQPVRMIGRWGNFAVNGLAFLFAGVALSALCHPWEHMPALDAFGVALVMASVVLGTFGAYALYLQGVKEVGSVRGSMLATTEPVMATVSSVVWLGTSFSPADLLGFVMIVVMVFLTA; the protein is encoded by the coding sequence GTGAGCAATTGTGCCGCGAGGGACGAGCGGGCCGCAGCGAATGTGGCGGATGGGGCCCGCATGGCGGGCGAGGCCTGCGCGGCAGGCGAGGACCTGGCGGGCGACCCCCGGCCGTCAGGAGGGTCCCGTCCGGTCACGTCCCATGGCAAGACGCTGTTGAGGGGCATCGTTTTCACGCTGCTGGGAGGTACGCTCTGGGGCATCAACGGCACCGTGTCCAAGGTGCTTATGGACGCCTATGGCGTCGATCCCCTGTGGCTCGCCAGCGCACGCGAGCTCACCGCCTGCTGGCTGTTTCTGATCGCCGCGCGCGTGACCTCTCCCGGGCGGCTTCACGGCCTGCTGCACGACCACCATGCGCTTTGGGGGGTCCTGGGCATCGCCCTTGGCTCCATCCTGCTCTCGCAGGTCGCCTACCTCGAGGCCATCGACTGGACCAACTCCGCGACCGCGACGGTCCTGCAGAGCCTCGAGGTCGTGCTGGTCATGGCCTACGTCTGCGTCGTGAACCGCCGCCGCCCACGCAGGCGCGAGCTCGTCGGGCTGGTGCTGGCGGTGGTGGGGACCTACCTGGTGGCGACGGGCGGCAACCCCGGCGAGCTTCGGCTGCCACCCATGGGGCTCTTCTGGGGCCTGGCCTGTGCCGCCGCCGCCACGATACTGGCGATCCAGCCCGTGCGCATGATCGGCCGCTGGGGCAACTTCGCAGTCAACGGCCTGGCCTTCCTCTTCGCGGGCGTCGCCCTGTCGGCGCTCTGCCATCCCTGGGAGCACATGCCCGCCCTCGACGCCTTCGGCGTCGCCCTGGTCATGGCGTCCGTCGTACTGGGAACCTTTGGCGCATATGCCCTCTACCTGCAGGGCGTCAAGGAAGTGGGCTCCGTGCGCGGCTCCATGCTCGCGACCACCGAACCCGTCATGGCCACGGTGAGCTCCGTGGTCTGGCTGGGAACGTCCTTCTCGCCCGCGGACCTCCTGGGCTTCGTCATGATCGTCGTGATGGTGTTCCTGACGGCGTAG
- a CDS encoding insulinase family protein, with the protein MSDNTSARTPFTTCDPALAAGTSHAGFTVTSAMALPELSATAYVMRHDASGARALWIACDDDNKSFSIAFKTPPSDSTGVFHILEHSVLCGSDRFPVKEPFVSLLKTSMQTFLNAMTFPDKTMYPVASTNTQDLENLMDVYLDAVLHPAIYRRPRIFEQEGWHLELAERDGPLSYNGVVFNEMKGALSDPDDVMFQALSAALFPDTAYRHESGGNPRAIPTLSYERFLDAHARHYTLANSYTILYGNLDIDRELAFIARRFDGATEGGCGAPNPLDVQAPVRAPLARVEMATAPENASVGLAYVVGLATDRERVLATDVLLDALCGSNESPLKRAVLDAGLGDDLIASLIDGELQPQAMFQLKGARPGVAARFQRLVEDVCGRLVADGIDRTRLSASLAQAEFNLREGDWGSCGDGVALSMQVLSSWLYDDGHPVDYLRYQDAIDHMRAGLESDYFEGLLRGLICESMHCAAIELVPTTSGAADEEACELRDLKEGLTDAELDAIIAEVGCLRAEQEAPDEASDLAKLPRLGVDDIADAPEERPLAQVEAPLPCLYHDLPTHRIGYAYHYFDLRRLTFEELPYAAVLAELLGKLDTRAHSAAELDTLVEENLGSLDFFCETYGRDDDATFAHPVLVVGASALSERMAQLATIPSEVWSSTSFADDDRILAALTQRRVALEQGFANLGHSCASSRLAAHLSSSAAVADQMGGVGFYQFLKGLLAHWDERRDALASKLAELQRRVFTADEVTVSFTGSHEDLARFWEVGGTLGLAAVDGTSGEACAHRLEAPLPSPANEAFVIPSNVSFVVAGSPRSALDTGSIGDWQVAARALSFDYLWNEVRVKGGAYGVGFRRTTPGNLQFWSYRDPSVDATLGRYRTAAAWLAGWAGTQEELDGYIVSVIAAHDAPAKPRAIARRQDSEHFGARPADWRAQIRAQELAVTADGIRTLARPLADRQEERLVCVFGPREAIEASSVRFDSIVDLMGNA; encoded by the coding sequence ATGTCAGACAACACCAGCGCAAGGACACCCTTCACCACCTGCGACCCAGCCCTCGCGGCGGGCACAAGCCACGCAGGCTTCACCGTCACGTCCGCGATGGCGCTCCCCGAGCTGTCGGCGACGGCCTACGTGATGCGCCACGACGCCTCGGGCGCCCGCGCGCTATGGATCGCCTGCGACGATGACAACAAGTCCTTCTCCATCGCGTTCAAGACCCCTCCCTCGGACTCCACGGGCGTGTTCCACATCCTGGAGCACTCGGTCCTGTGCGGCAGCGATCGCTTCCCCGTGAAGGAGCCCTTCGTCAGCCTGCTCAAGACCTCCATGCAGACCTTCCTGAACGCGATGACCTTCCCCGACAAGACCATGTACCCCGTGGCCTCGACCAACACGCAGGACCTCGAGAACCTCATGGACGTCTACCTGGACGCGGTGCTGCACCCGGCCATCTACCGGCGCCCGCGCATCTTCGAGCAGGAGGGCTGGCATCTCGAGCTGGCCGAGAGGGACGGCCCCCTCAGCTACAACGGGGTGGTCTTCAACGAGATGAAGGGTGCGCTGTCGGACCCCGACGACGTGATGTTCCAGGCGCTCAGCGCTGCGCTCTTCCCCGACACCGCCTACCGCCACGAGTCGGGCGGCAACCCGCGTGCAATCCCCACCCTCAGCTACGAGCGCTTCCTTGACGCCCATGCCCGCCACTACACCCTGGCGAACAGCTACACCATCCTCTACGGCAACCTCGACATCGACCGTGAGCTCGCCTTCATCGCACGGCGCTTCGATGGGGCGACCGAGGGCGGCTGCGGCGCGCCCAACCCCCTCGACGTCCAGGCTCCCGTGCGAGCGCCTCTCGCACGCGTGGAGATGGCCACCGCGCCCGAGAACGCCTCCGTCGGCCTTGCCTACGTGGTCGGCCTGGCCACGGACCGGGAACGCGTCCTGGCCACGGACGTCCTGCTGGATGCCCTCTGCGGCTCCAACGAGTCACCCCTCAAGCGCGCCGTCCTCGACGCGGGCCTGGGCGACGACCTCATCGCCTCCCTGATCGACGGTGAGCTCCAACCCCAGGCCATGTTCCAGCTCAAGGGAGCCAGGCCCGGCGTGGCGGCACGGTTCCAGCGGCTTGTGGAGGACGTCTGCGGCAGGCTCGTGGCAGACGGGATCGACCGCACGCGCCTCTCGGCATCGCTCGCCCAGGCCGAGTTCAACCTGCGCGAGGGCGACTGGGGCTCCTGCGGCGATGGCGTCGCCCTCTCCATGCAGGTCCTCTCGAGCTGGCTCTACGACGACGGCCATCCCGTGGACTACCTGCGCTACCAGGATGCCATCGACCACATGCGCGCGGGCCTGGAGTCCGACTACTTCGAGGGGCTGCTGCGCGGGCTGATATGCGAGTCCATGCACTGCGCGGCCATCGAGCTGGTGCCCACCACCTCGGGCGCGGCAGACGAGGAGGCCTGCGAACTGAGGGATCTCAAGGAGGGGCTCACGGACGCGGAGCTTGACGCGATCATCGCCGAGGTGGGGTGCCTGCGTGCGGAGCAGGAGGCTCCCGACGAGGCCTCCGACCTGGCCAAGCTGCCACGCCTGGGTGTCGACGACATCGCAGATGCGCCCGAGGAGAGGCCGCTTGCGCAGGTGGAGGCCCCCCTCCCCTGCCTCTACCATGACCTGCCGACTCACCGGATCGGCTACGCCTACCACTACTTCGACCTGCGTCGCCTGACCTTCGAGGAGCTGCCCTACGCCGCCGTCCTGGCCGAGCTCCTCGGCAAGCTCGATACCCGCGCGCATTCCGCCGCCGAGCTCGACACGCTGGTCGAGGAGAACCTCGGCAGCCTGGACTTCTTCTGTGAGACCTACGGCCGGGACGACGATGCGACCTTCGCCCACCCCGTGCTGGTCGTAGGTGCCAGCGCCCTGTCCGAGCGCATGGCACAGCTGGCCACGATACCCTCCGAGGTATGGTCCTCGACGTCCTTCGCGGACGACGACCGCATTCTCGCCGCGCTGACCCAGCGTCGCGTCGCGCTGGAGCAAGGCTTCGCCAACCTGGGACACTCCTGTGCCTCATCGCGCCTCGCCGCGCACCTCTCGAGTTCGGCCGCAGTGGCGGACCAGATGGGAGGCGTGGGCTTCTACCAGTTCCTGAAGGGGCTTCTCGCCCACTGGGACGAGCGCAGGGACGCCCTGGCCTCCAAGCTCGCCGAGCTCCAGCGTCGCGTCTTCACGGCGGACGAGGTCACCGTGAGCTTCACCGGCAGCCATGAGGACCTCGCGCGCTTCTGGGAGGTGGGCGGGACCCTGGGGCTCGCCGCCGTCGACGGGACTTCCGGGGAGGCCTGTGCCCACCGGCTCGAGGCGCCGCTTCCCTCACCCGCAAACGAGGCGTTCGTCATCCCCTCCAACGTCAGCTTCGTCGTGGCGGGCTCGCCGCGCTCCGCGCTCGACACGGGCAGCATCGGCGACTGGCAGGTCGCGGCACGTGCCCTCTCCTTCGACTACCTGTGGAACGAGGTCCGCGTGAAGGGTGGGGCCTACGGCGTTGGCTTCCGCCGCACTACCCCAGGAAACCTGCAGTTCTGGTCGTATCGCGACCCCAGCGTCGACGCGACCCTCGGGCGCTACCGCACCGCAGCCGCCTGGCTTGCGGGCTGGGCGGGGACGCAGGAGGAGCTGGATGGCTACATCGTCTCGGTCATCGCAGCCCACGACGCGCCAGCCAAGCCACGCGCCATCGCCCGCCGACAGGACAGCGAGCACTTTGGCGCACGGCCTGCCGACTGGCGCGCACAGATCCGTGCGCAGGAGCTTGCCGTGACCGCAGACGGAATCCGTACGCTCGCGAGGCCCTTGGCCGACCGACAGGAGGAGCGCCTGGTCTGCGTCTTCGGCCCACGCGAGGCCATCGAGGCGTCCTCCGTGCGCTTCGACAGCATCGTGGACCTGATGGGCAATGCCTAA
- a CDS encoding Cof-type HAD-IIB family hydrolase translates to MTAWKKLEDIRAAFFDVDGTLVSLEQNCEPESTKEALRRLRANGIMPFLSTGRPKYTLQPLDLGGFVAFVTINGQYCYTRERVLYKNPLNGHDVATVVGQVRQGLYPALFQEAERCYASDHSSRVRDMEHFANQSYPEGDLQWALDGDVYQINAYVYPGEEQQILDATDDLKVTRWTDKFVDVMPKHGGKSLGVLRMFDLFGLRPEETICFGDGENDLGMFGVCGTSVAMGNAYDLVKRHADHVTDDVDHDGIYNACVRLGLI, encoded by the coding sequence ATGACCGCATGGAAGAAGCTCGAGGATATCCGCGCCGCGTTCTTTGACGTCGACGGCACCCTCGTGAGCTTGGAGCAGAACTGCGAGCCAGAATCCACCAAGGAGGCGCTCAGGAGGTTGCGCGCGAACGGCATCATGCCGTTTCTCTCGACCGGTCGTCCCAAGTACACGCTGCAGCCGCTTGACCTGGGCGGCTTCGTCGCCTTCGTCACGATCAACGGCCAGTACTGCTACACGCGGGAGAGGGTCCTCTACAAGAACCCGCTCAACGGGCATGACGTGGCGACCGTCGTGGGACAGGTGCGCCAGGGACTCTATCCCGCCCTGTTCCAGGAGGCGGAGCGCTGCTACGCCAGCGACCACAGCTCCCGCGTCCGCGACATGGAGCACTTCGCCAACCAGAGCTACCCCGAGGGCGACCTCCAGTGGGCCCTGGACGGCGACGTCTACCAGATCAACGCCTATGTCTATCCGGGCGAGGAGCAACAGATCCTGGACGCCACCGACGACCTCAAGGTGACGCGCTGGACCGACAAGTTCGTGGACGTGATGCCCAAGCATGGCGGCAAGTCTCTGGGTGTCCTGCGCATGTTCGACCTCTTTGGCCTGCGCCCCGAGGAGACCATCTGCTTTGGCGACGGAGAGAACGACCTGGGCATGTTTGGCGTCTGTGGCACCTCGGTGGCGATGGGCAATGCCTATGACCTGGTCAAGCGCCATGCCGATCACGTGACTGACGATGTGGACCACGACGGCATCTACAACGCCTGCGTGCGCCTGGGCCTGATTTAG